A part of Acropora palmata chromosome 8, jaAcrPala1.3, whole genome shotgun sequence genomic DNA contains:
- the LOC141890006 gene encoding splicing factor 3B subunit 2-like has translation MEEGAVPSTEELKKLKVVELKARLSSLGLHTSGLKADLIERLHSYFLSETQQRITEGDVPVQETESQQQTVSDSNEVVNEAEEDVELKPTIETDVSAHLSEEIVPVPPIETEDAPVAEDVPVVGEDTPVVGEEEKIPVPMKQQVTGSDLPTQPEEQELAEEKNDKEAMEQSYHQSPSEGEEMGDQDANFETPQKSVLQDQEEMVGSAAEGPSDVVDEQAPVQPQEEISEVPVADQEGFPGKEEEKVMQQDSSIPWQEGPDQVEMQKADEFFISEEERIPQSQSHTDQFQRDAYQEDVLVPLETREPWVMVDYPTVSQKENGAPSQNEMRILETEMVNDNNFIPEVQQEADESVYPNDVESADVEEAEETPAVETKEKRKKKKKKKRKKRIEFVQDQPVAVEETDDVEVEYVTEGLSPLDPNYRAFAKIFEAFKLTDPVNDDAGQKKTDQAEETVFKKSEAQDASMNKDDDDDDDEEDDDEEMKKPEDDQPKLSKKKLRKMNRLSVAELKQLVPRPDVVEMHDVTAQDPKFLVFLKSCRNTVPVPRHWCFKRKYLQGKRGIVKPPFELPEFIKRTGIMEMREAMQEKEDQKTMKAKMREKVRPKMGKIDIDYQKLHDAFFKWQTKPKMLIHGELYYEGKEFETRLKEKKPGDLSDDLRTALGMPIGPNSQLVPPPWLIAMQRYGPPPSYPNLKIPGLNAPIPEGASFGYHAGGWGKPPVDEQGKPLYGDVFGIQQQEAPVLEEDEQIERQPWGELESESEEESESEEESEEEEDQTGLITPADTGLITPSGLTSIPAGMETPDMIELRKRKNIEEAMESGAEQQPLYTVLPEKRVNVGAAMMGSAHVYDMASAAAGSQRKAGAPLTEGVEVALDPSELELDPAAMQARYEQQLKERESQLQKEDLSDMVAEHAAKQKKRKKATDSGKSAKKYKEFKF, from the exons ATGGAGGAAGGAGCAGTGCCTTCAACCGAGGAACTCAAAAAGCTAAAAGTTGTGGAACTTAAGGCGCGACTGTCTTCTCTTGGACTTCACACATCAG GGCTGAAAGCTGACCTGATAGAGAGACTTCATAGTTATTTCTTGTCG GAAACACAACAGCGTATTACAGAGGGAGATGTCCCAGTTCaag AAACAGAATCTCAACAACAGACTGTGTCTGATTCAAATGAAGTGGTAAATGAGGCCGAGGAAGATGTTGAGCTCAAGCCAACAATAGAGACTGACGTTTCAGCTCATCTTTCTGAGGAGATAGTCCCAGTACCACCTATAGAAACTGAGGATGCTCCTGTTGCGGAAGATGTACCAGTTGTTGGGGAGGATACACCAGTTGTAGGGGAGGAAGAAAAGATACCTGTACCAATGAAACAACAGGTTACTGGGAGTGATTTGCCAACACAGCCAGAGGAACAAGAATTGGCAGAAGAGAAGAATGACAAGGAAGCCATGGAGCAAAGTTATCACCAGAGTCCTTCAGAGGGAGAAGAGATGGGAGATCAggatgcaaattttgaaactcCACAAAAAAGTGTGTTGCAGGACCAGGAGGAAATGGTTGGGTCTGCTGCAGAAGGTCCCAGTGATGTTGTGGATGAGCAAGCTCCTGTGCAACCTCAAGAAGAAATTTCTGAGGTTCCTGTCGCTGATCAGGAAGGATTTCCTGggaaagaagaagagaaagttATGCAGCAAGATTCTTCCATTCCATGGCAAGAAGGGCCAGATCAGGTAGAGATGCAAAAAGCGGATGAGTTTTTCATCAGTGAGGAAGAAAGGATTCCCCAATCACAGTCTCACACCGACCAATTTCAAAGAGATGCTTACCAGGAAGATGTCCTCGTGCCTTTAGAAACTCGTGAGCCCTGGGTTATGGTTGATTATCCCACTGTGTCACAGAAGGAAAATGGTGCCCCTTCTCAGAATGAGATGAGGATCCTGGAGACTGAGATGGtaaatgacaataattttattccagAAGTACAACAAGAAGCAGATGAATCAGTGTACCCCAATGATGTGGAAAGTGCAGATGTAGAAGAGGCAGAGGAGACACCCGctgttgaa accaaagagaagagaaagaaaaagaagaagaagaaacgaAAGAAGAGAATTGAG TTTGTTCAAGATCAACCAGTGGCTGTTGAAGAAACAGATGATGTTGAAGTGGAGTATGTCACTGAAGGGCTTAGTCCACTTGATCCCAATTACAGAGCTTTTGCCAAAATCTTTGAGGCATTCAAG cTAACAGATCCAGTCAATGATGATGCAGGACAGAAAAAGACAGATCAGGCTGAGGAAACG GTCTTCAAAAAAAGTGAAGCACAGGATGCCTCGATGAAcaaggatgatgatgatgatgacgacgaagaAGATGATGACGAAGAGATG AAAAAACCTGAAGATGACCAGCCAAAACtgtcaaaaaagaaacttagAAAGATGAACAGACTGAGCGTTGCTGAACTAAAACAG CTGGTCCCAAGGCCTGATGTTGTGGAAATGCATGATGTCACAGCTCAAGACccaaaatttcttgttttccttaAG TCTTGTCGTAACACAGTCCCTGTGCCCAGGCATTGGTGTTTCAAGAGAAAATACCTTCAG GGTAAAAGAGGAATTGTGAAGCCTCCATTTGAACTGCCCGAATTTATTAAG CGAACTGGAATTATGGAAATGAGGGAAGCAATGCAGGAGAAG GAAGACCAGAAGACAATGAAAGCAAAGATGAGAGAAAAG GTTCGACCAAAAATGGGCAAAATCGACATTGACTATCAAAAGCTTCACGACGCATTCTTTAA ATGGCAGACAAAGCCCAAGATGTTAATCCATGGTGAACTTTATTATGAG GGAAAGGAGTTTGAAACAAgactgaaagagaaaaaaccgGGTGACTTGTCCGATGACCTTAGAACAGCTCTTGGTATGCCTATTGGTCCAAACAGCCAGCTGGTACCTCCGCCCTGGCTGATAGCTATGCAGAGATACGGCCCTCCGCCCTCATACCCCAATCTCAAGATACCTGGACTAAATGCACCCATTCCTGAG GGTGCGTCGTTTGGTTACCATGCCGGTGGGTGGGGCAAGCCCCCTGTGGATGAGCAGGGGAAGCCCCTCTATGGTGACGTATTTGGCATTCAACAGCAGGAGGCGCCGGTCTTGGAGGAAGATGAACAGATTGAAAGACAACCCTGGGGCGAGTTGGAGTCCGAGTCAGAAGAGGAGTCTGAGTCCGAG GAAGAAtcagaagaagaggaagatcAGACGGGGCTTATTACACCGGCAGACAC TGGCCTCATTACTCCGAGCGGGTTGACGTCCATTCCAGCCGGCATGGAAACACCAGACATGATTGAACTACGAAAGAGGAAGAACATCGAGGAAGCCATGGAAAGTGGTGCCGAGCAGCAGCCGCTGTACACTGTGTTGCCCGAGAAGAGAGTTAACGTGGGCGCTGCCATGATGGGATCGGCGCATGTGTACGATATGGCATCG GCAGCTGCTGGCTCACAAAGAAAG GCGGGTGCACCTTTGACCGAGGGAGTTGAGGTGGCACTGGACCCCAGTGAGTTAGAGTTGGACCCAGCTGCCATGCAAGCCAG ATACGAACAGCAATTGAAGGAAAGAGAAAGTCAACTTCAGAAGGAAGATCTCAGTGACATGGTCGCAGAACATGCGGCAAAACAGAAG AAACGGAAGAAGGCTACAGACAGCGGCAAGTCGGCCAAGAAGTACAAAGAATTTAAGTTCTGA